The genomic segment TGTTACGCCAAACATAGGCGAGGCTTATAATGACTTTGGTCAAAAGATACAAAAACCCCTACTTGGCATAGCACCAAGCACGCAAAGAGTGATGATCTATCACACAGGGCTTGATAGTTTTAGCTATGCCTTTAAAGAAAGTTTAAATACCTCAAGCCTTATACTTAAGGGTCTTTTAAAGCTCATTAATGGAGAAATTGAAGCTAAAAATTTAGGCGGAGTTATTTCTATAGTTGATATCACTTCAAAAGCAAGTTCTATAAGTCTTTCGACCCTGTTTTTTATCACGGCTCTTATTTCTATAAATCTTGGCTTACTCAACCTCCTACCTATCCCTATGCTTGATGGAGGACATATTTTATTTAATCTCTATGAGCTTTGCTTTAAAAGAAAAGTACCGCCAAAAGCCTTTGAATACCTAAGCTATACAGGTTTAGCCTTGCTTTTAAGTCTTATGATCTTTGCTACTTATAATGATATCATGCGTTTTGCAACACAAAATTAATCTTTGTTTATAGTGTAGAAATAGTTCAAGGTGCTTATAAAACACCTTGAACTTCAGTAAAGGAAAAACTCTTCGATCTAAAAATCAGCTCTAATATTAAGCCAGAAATTTCGTCCCGGTATCATTCTTTGGTAGTTATTTGTATAGCTTTGTCCTCTTGTGCCTTGATACACGACATAATCTACATAATCCTTATCCAAGAGGTTATTTACCACAGCACTTATACTGATACCATTTTTGAAGCGATAATCAGCTCCCAAATCCACAGTGTGCATATCCTTATACCATCTTCCAGGACCTACATTTGCAGTATGTGAGCCAAAGGTTGGAGTTTTGTATTTACCCACATATCTAAGATATGAACCCCAAGATTCGCCCTTATAAGAAATTTTACCTGAAAGATTGTGTAAAGGAACATTGTTTAGTGGTTTGCCCTTTCTATCTCCGCTTCTTTGATCAGTATCTGTTAAAGCATAGTTAATATCTACAAAAATACCTCTAGGGATAAAATCACTCAGTAAAGCCTTTGACTGCAAAGAAAACTCTACGCCCTGAGTTCTAGCTTTACTTATATTTTCATAAATAGAGCATTGATTGCTACCACAAATTCCGTAATTATTAGGTAAATTTTGATTTTGTGCATAAGTTCTTGAGCCTATAGCATCGGTAAAATCCGTGATAAATCCTGTTAAAGAGAAGTTAGCAAAAGGTGTTTCTAAAATACCACCAAGCTCATAGCTTAAGCTTTGCTCAGGTTTTAATCCTGTATTTCCGTAATAATCCGTCGTATTGCCATTTCTATCCGTGCTACTTTCATAAAGTCCGTCATATCTTGTTGAAAGTTGAGGCACTTGAAGCCCGCTAGCAAGTCCAGCTTTTATCGTAAGTCCTTCAAGCACATAAAAATTAACATAAGCTCTTGGATTAGCATAAGTGCCATAAGTTTCTACTTTATTCACACGAACACCTAAAGTTGTTGATACAAGCTCATTGATAAAATACTCTCCCTCGCCAAAAACAGCTATCTGCCAAGCATCTTTATCAAAAGCATCATCTCTTTTCATAAGTCTTTCATAGTTAAAATTTGGACCTAAATTTAAGATCATTGAACCATAAGATCCAAAGTCCAAATTCTTAGTAAAAGTTGTCCCATAAGCTGCGACTTGATTTTCTGTTAAAGCCTTACGATTTGGTATACCAGCACTTCCTCCAACAGGAACGCTACTATGAGGTATACGATTTGTGATATTGTATTGCAAATAGTTGTTAAATTTACCAAAATTATAATCCCCGTCATGATTAAGCACAAAAGAATACTTATCATAATCTCTTATAGCCGTAATGCTATTACTTGAGGTATTTAAAGAACCTAGTCTTTGGAAATTATACTCAAAGTCTGCATAAAAGGTATTTTCATCATTAAGTTTATAAGTCGTGCGTCCTCCTACGCTTGCATTTTTATAGCCTGTTGGACTATGAGAAGTAAAAGGATTTCTTTTAGCTGTAGCACTTTCTGCGTTTAAATTATAACCCGGAATATCTTTTTTATAAAAGGTATTTCTTTCGCCATAGTAGTATTTACCTCTTATATTGATAGTGATTTTATCATCAAGAGGAGCAAAAATAGCGCCATTAAAACCATAGGTATTGCCCCAAGTTTCTCCATGTTCTTGCAAACGAGTTTCAAGACTTATGCTTCCTGTTGCCTTATCTGCATTTTTCTTAGTGATAATATTTATCACACCTCCCATAGCATCGCTTCCATAAATGATAGAAGCAGGTCCTCTAATCACCTCAACCCTTTCTATCATAGAAGCAGGAGGGATAGACCCTGATGTGCTATCAAAACCATTGCCATCAAAGCCCTTTGAGACATTTACCCTCTTACCATCAACAAGTATAAGCGTATAAGAGCTACTCATACCACGAATTTGTATGTCCTGAGCTCCTGTTTTAGCTACAGTTGTAGTAACTCCGGGAACTTCTTGAACTATATCTCCAAGATCCCTTATAGGCTTGTTGATAATGTCTTCTTTTGTGATAACTGAGATGCTAGCAGGTGCATTTTTGATATCTTGTTCATAGCCTGTGGCCGAAACGACCGAAGCTTCAAGAACTGCTTTTTCTTCTGCATTTGCAAGACTTAACGCTAAAGCCGCACAAATACTAAATGCCCCCCCCGTCTTAGTATTTTATGTTCCATACAATGAACTCCTTTTTGAAAAATTTTAAAGTGAATAAAATTATAGTCATTTTATCTTATTTTATTTTTAAATTATGAAAATAATTATAAATATGTGTAAAATTCACACAAAGTAAAAATAAATAAAAATTTATCTTGTATGAGGGCTTTTTTAGCTAAATTTTCTAAATTTTTGCTACAATAATAGTTTTATTTTTAATACAACAAAAGGTTCAAAAATGCAGTTTCAAACCGAGGTTAATCAACTTTTACAGCTAATGATTCACTCTTTATACTCAAATAAAGAGATTTTTTTAAGAGAGCTTATCTCTAACTCAAGCGATGCCTTAGACAAACTTAGCTATCTTAGCGTAAGCGATGATAAATACAAAATGCTTGAATTTAGCCCAAGAATAGACATTAAATTTGATCAAAATGCTAAAACGCTTACTATCAGCGATAATGGCATAGGCATGGATAAAGACGATCTTATCAATCATCTAGGAACTATAGCAAAAAGTGGCACAAAAAGCTTTTTAGAAAACTTAAGCGGAGACGCCAAAAAAGACTCACAACTCATCGGGCAGTTTGGCGTGGGCTTTTACTCCGCTTTTATGGTGGCTAGCAAGGTCGAGGTTCTTAGCAAAAAAGCACTTGATGATAAGGCGTATTTGTGGAGTTCAGATGCAAGCGGATATGAAATAAGCGAAGCCCAAAAAGACACTCAAGGTGTAAGTATCACGCTTCATTTAAAAGATGAGGAGTTTTTAAACCCTTACCGCATAGAAAATATAGTGGAAAAATACTCTAATCACATTCAATTTCCTATCTTTATGGAAAGAGAAGAGTTTTTGCCTTTAAATGAAGAAGAAAAAAAGCAAGGCATAGAGCCTAAAAAAGAGCTTAAAATCGTTCAAATCAACACAGCCACAGCACTTTGGAGACAAAACAAAGCCAAGCTAAAAGCCGAAGACTATGAGAAATTTTACGAGCAGAATTTTAACGACTCACACAAGCCTTTGCTTTATATCCACACTAAAAGCGAGGGTAAATTTGAGTATAACACGCTCTTTTTTATCCCAAGTTTTGCTCCTTATGATTTGTTTCGTGTGGATTATAAAAGTGGTTTAAAGCTTTATGTGAAAAGGGTTTTTATAAGCGATGATGATAAGGAGCTTTTGCCAACTTATCTGCGTTTTGTGCGTGGGATAGTCGATGTTGAGGAGCTTCCTTTAAATGTAAGCCGTGAAATTTTACAAGAAAATGTGATCTTAAAAGCCGTGCAAGAAGCAAGCGTGAAAAAGATTTTAAACGAGCTTGCTAGGCTTAAAGAAAAAGAAAGCGAAAAATACAAAGAATTTTTCTTGCTTTTTGGCAAGGTGCTAAAAGAGGGACTTTATGGCTTTGGGGCTGAAAGGGACAATCTTTTAAAGCTCATGCTCTTTAAATCCACGCATTCAAAGGAACTCACAAGCTTAGAAGAGTATAAGTCAAGAATGAAAGAAGATCAAAAAGAAATTTTTTATATCACAGGAAATAACGAAAATTTACTTCGCAACTCGCCTTTGCTTGAAAGCTATAAAGATAAAGGGCTTGAAGTGCTTTTACTTGATGAGGATATTGATAGCATTATAAGTCCTACTTTGCCTGAGTTTGAGGGGCTTAAATTTAGCGCGATTAACCAAGTTGAACTTCAAGATGAACTAAGTGATGAAGAAAAGCTTGCTTTTGCACCGATTTTGACTAAATTTAAAGAGCTTTTAAAAGATGAGGTTGAAGATGTGCGTGCGACTTCAAGGCTTGGAGGAAGTTTAAGTTGTATAGTTTATGATAAAAACAAGCCTGATTTTGCTATGCAACAGCTTTTAAAGCAAATGGGACAAGAACAAAATATCAAGCCTATACTCGAGCTTAATCCAAAGCATGAAATTTTCACGCTTCTTAAGCAAAATGAAAGCTTTATCCCTGATCTTGCAAATTTGGTTTTAGGCATGGCTAAGCTAAGCGAGGGCATGGGTCTTGAAGATCCAAGTGCTTTTAATGCGGCATTAAACAAAATGATCATCAAGGCTTTTAAGTGATCTTAAGCGTTGATGCTGATGCTGAAATTTTAGGAGCTTATCAAATTTTTGACATAAGAAACAAACACGAATGGAGACAAACAGGCGTGATCAAAGACGCGATTTTGCTGAGCTTTAACCAAAACAACGGCTCGCCAAATCCTGAATTTTTAAGCGAATTTAAAAGGCTTGCTGATTTTAGCCGTCCTATAGCATTAATTTGTGCAAGTGGCTTTAGAAGTCATGTTGCGACACATTTGATCAAGGCAAAGCTTGGTATAGAGGTAACAAATTTAAAAGGTGGCATGTATAAACTTTTAAGAGAGGGCTTTGAGTGCGAGCCTTATAGGGGACAGGATTTTAAATGATAGCTTTTTATTTATTTTTGGCTGCGTTTGCTTTTTTAATGCTTTATTTTGTGATCAAAAAGCTTACCTTGCAAATCGATGAGCGTGAGTTAAGTGCCTTGCCAAAGGTGGAAATTTACCCTGAGTTTTGCGATTTTATCGCTTCAAAGCTAAGCTCTTTAAAAGAAGAGATCAAAAATGATGAAAATGCCTTAGTGCAAAGTGATTTAAAAGATGAATATTTAGAGCTTATCAGCGATCTAAACCGCAAGCTTACTTTCATACAAACTATGAATTTAAGTAAAAAAAATGATGAAATTTGGCAAAATGAACTTTTTTCTTTTCTTAAAGAACTTGAAGAAATTTTGCTCAAATACCTTAAAAACGGCGAAGAAAAAGCCGATGAGCTAAGAAATGAACTTATGAATGAATTTCAAAGACTAAAACAAAACTAGGAAAATGCGTGCAAGAAGAAAAAGCAGGTTTTAAAAATCTCTATTATGGCTTTTGGTTTATTTTCATCGTAGCTTTGTGCTACACTTTAGTTTTATATGATAAGCTTGCGACTATCTTAGCTGGGGTTGCGATTTTGCTCATAGGAATGACAAATTTAAGCAGTGGCTTTAAGTCCTTTAGCGGTGGCTTGCTTGAAAAAATCCTTGCCAAATCAACAAGCACCAAGCTTAAAAGTATCATTTTTGGTGTTATTAGCACAACCATAATGCAGTCCTCATCGTTAGTTTGTGTTATCAGCATTTCTTTTTTAAGTGCTGGACTTATCTCTCTTGGCTCAGGAATTGCCATCATTTTTGGCGCAAATTTAGGAAACACGGCAAGTTCTTGGCTCATCGTTGGGCTTACAAGTATGAAAATTTCAATGCTTGCTATCCCTCTTATCATCAGCGGAGTTTTGCTCTTTTTTCAAAAAGATAGCCTTTTTAAAGGGCTTGGAAATATATTTATCGGCATTGGATTTTTCTTTTTGGGCGTTGATTATATTAAGAGCGGTTTTGAGGATTTTAAGGAAGTTTTAGACTTTTCTAAATTTGATTTTACCGGCTTTAAAGGAGTGATCATCTTTCTTGGACTTGGTGCTTTACTCACAGGAGTGATTCAATCAAGCACAGCAACCATAGCTCTTATCATCGCTGCCTTACTTTCAAATCAAATCAGCCTTGAAAACTCCCTTGCCGCCACACTTGGAACCAGCGTTGGAGGCGTAGTTACCGCACTTTTAGCAAGCCTTAGTACAAATATCGAGGGTAAAAAGCTAGCCGTTGCAAACTGCATTTTTAACTTTGGTATCGCTATCATCGTGATCGCTATTTTTCCTTATTTTGTGGATTTGATCAATCTTATATCCTCTTTGTTTGGCATAGAAAATTTAGCCTTAAAAACGGCTTTATTTCATACCTTGTTTAATCTTATCGCTGTGATTTTATTTTCTTTTTTCACAAGCCAAATCGTAGCCTTGCTAGATAAAATCATCAAAGCCCCTGTTGATAAAAATAAAGATAAGCCTCTTTATCTTGATGCAAACCTTGTAAGCTTTAGTGATACAGCCCTTGAAGCCTTATACAAGGAAAGCGAACACCTTTATAACAATGCTTTTGCCATCATCGCACACACCTTGGGCTTTTCAAGAAGAGATATAAAAAGTGATAAAAGCTTTGCTGAAATTCTTAAAAACAAAAAATGGTTCAGTAAGAATATCAACCTAGATTATCTCTATCAAAACAGGATCAAAGTACTTTTTGAAGCCATCATCGACTTTTCTACTAAGGCTCAAATTTATATAGAAGATGAGGATAAAAACCATGAAATTTTTAGGCTCAAACTTGGAGCAAAAAATATTTCAGAAGCAACCAAGGATCTTAAAATCATTCAAGCTAATATCAAAAAATACTCCAATGCTTCAAATTTATACCTTGCCCAAGAATATGATGAGTTAAGATCAAATGCAGCGGAGCTTTTAAGAAGCATTGAAGAACTTAGGCTTAGCGAAGATGAAAAAAGAGCTTTGATCATTCAAAATTTTGATAAGGCAAAAGAAATACTTAGAGAGCTTGATGAAAATAGCCTCAAAAAAACGGAAAAACTCATCAAAGAAAATAAAATTACACCAACTCAAGGTATTTCCTTGCTCAATGATACGAGTTTCTTAGCGAAAATGTCAAGTGAGATTATAGAAGCTGTGGAGATTATTTTTGCAAGAAAACATACGCTAAGCAAAGATCAAAGCGAGTAAGTCCTTGATAAAAATATCTCTATGAAACTCAAGCAAGTCATTCATACCCTCTCCCACACCCACATAAAGTATAGGCAGTTCCAAATCTCTTGCCACGCTAAATAACGCCCCTCCTCTTGCTGTGCCATCAAGCTTTGTGATGATCACTCCATCAAGCTTGACAAGCTCATTAAAAGCCTTTGCTTGCAGGATCGCTGCATTGCCTTGAGTGCCATCAAGAACCAAAATTTTTCGGTGCGGGGCATTTGGCATTGCCTTAGCACAAATTCGAACGATTTTTTCAAGCTCAGAGGCTAAATTCTTTTGATTTTGCAAACGCCCAGCTGTATCGATGATGACTCGGTCATACCCCTTTGCCTTAGCCTTAGAAATGCAGTCAAAAGCCACAGCTGATGGATCATGTCCTTGCGAGCTAGCAACGATTTCAACGCCTATTTTTGTAGCCCAAAGCTTGAGTTGTTCTATCGCTCCTGCTCTAAAAGTATCACAAGCTCCTAAAATAACTTTTTGTTCTTCTTTTTTATACAAATGTGCAAGCTTGGCTATGCTGGTTGTTTTGCCTGCTCCATTTACACCTAAGATGAGTTCTACAAAGGGCTTTTCTTGAATTTCTTTTTTATTTTCATATAAAAAATAAGAACGCATCACCCGTTCTAAGTCTTCTTTTTTTACCTCTTCACTTGGCGGTAGATAATACATAATCTCTTCAACGATTTCATAACTCACATCAGCTTCTAAGAGTATTTCTTCAAGCTCTTCTTTAGAAATTTTATCTGTATTTTTTGCCCTAATTTGAAAGGTTTTTTTTAAAAAATCAAACATAAATTTCCTCACATAATCGCTTTTTGAATGTCAATATCAAGCATTTCTTCAGGGATCAAGCCTAAGTATTGTTTTACAAATTTAGCATTACTATCAAAAAGCACCATTACAGGAACGCCATTTATCCCTCCTACGCTCTTTGCAAAAAGATAATTGCCCTCCCCTGTGGCTATATCGTAGTTTATTTGCTTTTCTTGCACAAAAGCATTGATTTCTTCATCACTCTTATCCTCAAGTAAGATACCCACGACATTAAAACTATCTTTGTATTTTTCATTAAGCTTATTTAAGCTCACGATTTGTGCTGTGCAAGGCTCGCACCAAGTTGTAAAAAACATAAACAAAGTTGCTTTTTGTTCGTTTTCAAAGACCACACTTGAAGACTCTGCATTAATGGCTAGAACTTTTTCATTTGTAAATTTCAAAGAAAAATTAAGCTTTTCTCCTTGCTCTAAAACCGCGCTCATGGTTATATTTTGATCCATAGGCTCTTCTTTTTTATCACAAGCTTGAAAGATAAAAAGAAAAAAAAGGACAAAAACCGCTCTTAAAAACATTGATTTTCCTTGTGTTAGACTTAAAAATTTAAGGTATAATTTTATCATATTTTTTTAAATGAGCAAGCAAAGATGGATAAAGAAAATTTTAGAAAAGAACAAAAACAAAGGCTCAAAAATCACGCTCAAAAACGCTTTCATTTTGACTTTAAAATATATAAAGAAATCACTAAAATCATTAAAAACACAAAGTCAAAAAACATTCTCATTTTTATCCCTCTGCCCTATGAGCCAAATTTATTGCGTTTTAGAAAAAATTTGAGTAAAAATTGCATTCTTTTTGTTCCTTTTATGCAAGATAAAAGCTTAAAAATGGTAAAATTAAGAATGCCTTTTAAAAAAGGCGATTTTGGGGTTAGACAATGTGCTAATTCTTTTGCTAAAGTAAAAATAGACTTAGCTGTCGTGCCGGTTATCGGTGTAGATAAAAATTTTAAAAGAATAGGCCATGGAAAAGGCTTTTATGATAGATTTTTTGCAGAGCTTTCTTATGAGGTGAAAATTATTTTTATACAAAGTATTGACGCACTTACAAACCAAAGCTTAACTCAAGATCATGATATAAAGGCTGATTTTTATATCAATCCCTACAAAAAATATTTCAAGAAAGAGTTAAGATATGTTAATAACACTTACTGCATTTATCGCCGTTATCATAGGCGGTGGGATAGGATATTTAGTTGCCAAAAAGATCAATGATGCAAATTACAATATCTTTGTTGAGCAAGCCAAAGCAAAGGCAAAAGCCATAGAATACGAGGCTGAACTTGTGCTAAAAGACGCTAAAAACTCGGTTTCAACGGCTGAATTTGAAGCAAAAAAGAAATTTGAAGAAAAAAGCCATAAAATTCAAAAAGAATACTCCCTTAAGCTTGATGAGCTTACACGCAAGGAAGCAAGGCTTAAAGATGATAGCGAAGAGCTTGAAAAAAAGAAAAAAATCGCTCAAGATCTTTATGATGAGAGCATAAATTTAAAGAAAAATTATGAAAACAAGC from the Campylobacter sp. MIT 99-7217 genome contains:
- a CDS encoding TonB-dependent receptor domain-containing protein; this encodes MCAALALSLANAEEKAVLEASVVSATGYEQDIKNAPASISVITKEDIINKPIRDLGDIVQEVPGVTTTVAKTGAQDIQIRGMSSSYTLILVDGKRVNVSKGFDGNGFDSTSGSIPPASMIERVEVIRGPASIIYGSDAMGGVINIITKKNADKATGSISLETRLQEHGETWGNTYGFNGAIFAPLDDKITINIRGKYYYGERNTFYKKDIPGYNLNAESATAKRNPFTSHSPTGYKNASVGGRTTYKLNDENTFYADFEYNFQRLGSLNTSSNSITAIRDYDKYSFVLNHDGDYNFGKFNNYLQYNITNRIPHSSVPVGGSAGIPNRKALTENQVAAYGTTFTKNLDFGSYGSMILNLGPNFNYERLMKRDDAFDKDAWQIAVFGEGEYFINELVSTTLGVRVNKVETYGTYANPRAYVNFYVLEGLTIKAGLASGLQVPQLSTRYDGLYESSTDRNGNTTDYYGNTGLKPEQSLSYELGGILETPFANFSLTGFITDFTDAIGSRTYAQNQNLPNNYGICGSNQCSIYENISKARTQGVEFSLQSKALLSDFIPRGIFVDINYALTDTDQRSGDRKGKPLNNVPLHNLSGKISYKGESWGSYLRYVGKYKTPTFGSHTANVGPGRWYKDMHTVDLGADYRFKNGISISAVVNNLLDKDYVDYVVYQGTRGQSYTNNYQRMIPGRNFWLNIRADF
- the htpG gene encoding molecular chaperone HtpG; the protein is MQFQTEVNQLLQLMIHSLYSNKEIFLRELISNSSDALDKLSYLSVSDDKYKMLEFSPRIDIKFDQNAKTLTISDNGIGMDKDDLINHLGTIAKSGTKSFLENLSGDAKKDSQLIGQFGVGFYSAFMVASKVEVLSKKALDDKAYLWSSDASGYEISEAQKDTQGVSITLHLKDEEFLNPYRIENIVEKYSNHIQFPIFMEREEFLPLNEEEKKQGIEPKKELKIVQINTATALWRQNKAKLKAEDYEKFYEQNFNDSHKPLLYIHTKSEGKFEYNTLFFIPSFAPYDLFRVDYKSGLKLYVKRVFISDDDKELLPTYLRFVRGIVDVEELPLNVSREILQENVILKAVQEASVKKILNELARLKEKESEKYKEFFLLFGKVLKEGLYGFGAERDNLLKLMLFKSTHSKELTSLEEYKSRMKEDQKEIFYITGNNENLLRNSPLLESYKDKGLEVLLLDEDIDSIISPTLPEFEGLKFSAINQVELQDELSDEEKLAFAPILTKFKELLKDEVEDVRATSRLGGSLSCIVYDKNKPDFAMQQLLKQMGQEQNIKPILELNPKHEIFTLLKQNESFIPDLANLVLGMAKLSEGMGLEDPSAFNAALNKMIIKAFK
- a CDS encoding rhodanese-like domain-containing protein; protein product: MILSVDADAEILGAYQIFDIRNKHEWRQTGVIKDAILLSFNQNNGSPNPEFLSEFKRLADFSRPIALICASGFRSHVATHLIKAKLGIEVTNLKGGMYKLLREGFECEPYRGQDFK
- a CDS encoding Na/Pi cotransporter family protein → MQEEKAGFKNLYYGFWFIFIVALCYTLVLYDKLATILAGVAILLIGMTNLSSGFKSFSGGLLEKILAKSTSTKLKSIIFGVISTTIMQSSSLVCVISISFLSAGLISLGSGIAIIFGANLGNTASSWLIVGLTSMKISMLAIPLIISGVLLFFQKDSLFKGLGNIFIGIGFFFLGVDYIKSGFEDFKEVLDFSKFDFTGFKGVIIFLGLGALLTGVIQSSTATIALIIAALLSNQISLENSLAATLGTSVGGVVTALLASLSTNIEGKKLAVANCIFNFGIAIIVIAIFPYFVDLINLISSLFGIENLALKTALFHTLFNLIAVILFSFFTSQIVALLDKIIKAPVDKNKDKPLYLDANLVSFSDTALEALYKESEHLYNNAFAIIAHTLGFSRRDIKSDKSFAEILKNKKWFSKNINLDYLYQNRIKVLFEAIIDFSTKAQIYIEDEDKNHEIFRLKLGAKNISEATKDLKIIQANIKKYSNASNLYLAQEYDELRSNAAELLRSIEELRLSEDEKRALIIQNFDKAKEILRELDENSLKKTEKLIKENKITPTQGISLLNDTSFLAKMSSEIIEAVEIIFARKHTLSKDQSE
- the ftsY gene encoding signal recognition particle-docking protein FtsY: MFDFLKKTFQIRAKNTDKISKEELEEILLEADVSYEIVEEIMYYLPPSEEVKKEDLERVMRSYFLYENKKEIQEKPFVELILGVNGAGKTTSIAKLAHLYKKEEQKVILGACDTFRAGAIEQLKLWATKIGVEIVASSQGHDPSAVAFDCISKAKAKGYDRVIIDTAGRLQNQKNLASELEKIVRICAKAMPNAPHRKILVLDGTQGNAAILQAKAFNELVKLDGVIITKLDGTARGGALFSVARDLELPILYVGVGEGMNDLLEFHRDIFIKDLLALIFA
- a CDS encoding TlpA family protein disulfide reductase → MFLRAVFVLFFLFIFQACDKKEEPMDQNITMSAVLEQGEKLNFSLKFTNEKVLAINAESSSVVFENEQKATLFMFFTTWCEPCTAQIVSLNKLNEKYKDSFNVVGILLEDKSDEEINAFVQEKQINYDIATGEGNYLFAKSVGGINGVPVMVLFDSNAKFVKQYLGLIPEEMLDIDIQKAIM
- a CDS encoding 5-formyltetrahydrofolate cyclo-ligase, whose amino-acid sequence is MDKENFRKEQKQRLKNHAQKRFHFDFKIYKEITKIIKNTKSKNILIFIPLPYEPNLLRFRKNLSKNCILFVPFMQDKSLKMVKLRMPFKKGDFGVRQCANSFAKVKIDLAVVPVIGVDKNFKRIGHGKGFYDRFFAELSYEVKIIFIQSIDALTNQSLTQDHDIKADFYINPYKKYFKKELRYVNNTYCIYRRYHRRWDRIFSCQKDQ